A stretch of the Janthinobacterium sp. B9-8 genome encodes the following:
- the dnaE gene encoding DNA polymerase III subunit alpha, producing MNSPSFIHLRLHSEFSVTDGIVRLNDAVKAAKSGGMPALGVSDLMNLFGMVKHYKACREAGIKPIVGIDAWVENPDDRDTPFRILLICKSRAGYGRLCDLLSNAFRNNQYRGRAELKKEWLTNGDNSELICLSGAGLGEIGQLLIAGQYDAALTATRWWADTFPDRFYLELQRTGFPTCEPSVQGHLDLASDLDLPVVATHPVQFMDRDDYKAHEARVCIAEGNMVSDKRRPRLFTEEQYFKSTAEMAELFADVPQALANSVAIAERCNLSVTLGKNYLPDFPTPDGMTLDDFLVFEAKRGLETRLQLLYPDEAKRDAERPRYLDRLKFETDTIVQMGFPGYFLIVADFIIWAKHNGCPVGPGRGSGAGSLVAYSMGITDIDPTAYALLFERFLNPERVSMPDFDIDFCQENRWRVIEYVREKYGVEAVSQIATFGTMAAKAVVRDVGRVLDLPYMFCDGLSKLIPAAPGKQYSLDDALEMEPILKQRVENEDEVKELWVLAKKLEGITRNIGMHAGGVLIAPGKITDFCPIYLASGADSAPVSMLDKDDVEKIGLVKFDFLGLRNLTIIELALSYIRDMEGSAPDLMLLGFEDPAAYKIFRDANTTAVFQVESDGMKRLLAKLKPDRFEDIIAVLALYRPGPLGSGMVDTFINRKNKLEEVDYFHPDLTACLDPTYGVIVYQEQVMQISQIIGGYTLGGADMLRRAMGKKNADEMAKHREKIAEGAALKGYNPKLAEQLFDLMAKFAEYGFNKSHTAAYAVVSYHTAWLKAHHCAAFMAATMSSELDNTDQLKVFYDDSVETNKLILLPPDVNYSFHKFVPVSRREIRYALGAIKGVGESAVQMIVRERETHGPFTDLYDFCRRTEKREVNKRTLEALIRAGAFDQIDDHRARLLANVEQAMALAESESANKNQSSLFDMLEAVDVPQVAIIEAPYWDERVKLAEEKNAVGFYISGHPFDAHAKGIRQFIKSSLERLEPSRTPQMMTGIVSGLRIKNGDRGRMAFVTLDDGKSRRDVTVYSEVFEANRNKIKEDTLLVIEGKVSEDRFSGGLRIIADTIYDVAEARSRFARSMTLGMRQGMDAQRLKSLLALHRGGECPVEVDYQNTDAACTLSLGESWRITLHDELLAELKSWLGSESVSVKF from the coding sequence ATGAATTCGCCCTCCTTTATCCATTTACGCCTCCACTCCGAGTTTTCAGTCACCGATGGCATCGTCCGCCTTAATGATGCGGTGAAAGCGGCCAAGTCAGGCGGTATGCCTGCACTTGGCGTTTCGGATTTAATGAACCTTTTCGGCATGGTGAAACACTATAAAGCCTGTCGCGAGGCTGGAATTAAACCCATCGTCGGTATTGATGCTTGGGTAGAGAATCCAGACGACCGGGACACCCCCTTTCGTATCCTGCTGATTTGCAAAAGCCGAGCAGGCTATGGCCGCCTTTGCGATCTGCTATCGAATGCTTTTCGTAATAACCAATATCGTGGTCGTGCTGAGCTAAAAAAAGAATGGCTCACAAATGGCGACAATAGCGAGCTAATTTGTCTATCAGGCGCAGGATTAGGTGAAATTGGCCAACTCCTGATTGCCGGGCAATACGATGCGGCTCTGACGGCCACGCGCTGGTGGGCGGACACCTTTCCTGATCGTTTCTATCTGGAGCTGCAACGCACGGGCTTTCCAACGTGCGAGCCTAGCGTGCAAGGACACTTGGATTTAGCATCGGATCTGGATTTACCCGTTGTGGCCACTCATCCTGTGCAGTTTATGGATAGGGATGATTACAAGGCACACGAAGCGCGTGTTTGTATTGCCGAAGGCAATATGGTGTCGGATAAGCGCCGCCCTCGCCTCTTTACCGAAGAGCAATATTTTAAATCCACGGCCGAGATGGCCGAGCTGTTTGCCGATGTGCCGCAAGCCCTCGCCAATAGTGTGGCGATTGCCGAACGCTGTAATTTGTCAGTTACGCTTGGCAAAAACTACTTGCCGGATTTCCCTACGCCTGACGGCATGACGCTGGATGATTTTCTGGTTTTTGAAGCTAAACGCGGTTTAGAAACACGATTGCAACTGCTTTATCCGGATGAAGCCAAGCGTGATGCCGAGCGCCCGCGTTATTTAGATCGACTCAAGTTTGAAACCGACACCATTGTGCAAATGGGCTTCCCAGGTTACTTCCTGATCGTTGCCGACTTTATTATCTGGGCCAAGCACAATGGCTGTCCTGTTGGCCCCGGCCGTGGCTCGGGAGCAGGGTCCTTAGTTGCTTACAGCATGGGCATTACCGATATCGACCCTACAGCTTACGCCCTGCTGTTCGAGCGCTTTCTGAACCCTGAACGCGTTTCCATGCCCGACTTCGATATCGACTTTTGTCAGGAAAACCGCTGGCGGGTCATTGAATATGTGCGCGAAAAGTATGGCGTTGAGGCGGTCAGCCAGATTGCTACTTTTGGTACGATGGCAGCCAAGGCTGTGGTACGCGATGTGGGCCGTGTGCTTGATCTGCCCTATATGTTTTGTGATGGCTTATCCAAGCTGATCCCTGCTGCACCCGGCAAGCAATATAGCCTAGATGACGCGCTGGAAATGGAGCCCATTTTAAAGCAGCGCGTTGAAAATGAAGACGAAGTGAAAGAGCTGTGGGTACTGGCTAAAAAGCTGGAAGGAATTACGCGCAATATCGGCATGCATGCAGGGGGCGTCTTAATTGCGCCTGGCAAAATCACCGACTTTTGCCCGATTTACTTAGCTTCTGGTGCGGATTCGGCACCGGTTTCGATGCTAGATAAAGACGACGTTGAAAAAATTGGCTTGGTTAAATTCGACTTTTTGGGGCTGCGCAACTTAACCATTATTGAGCTGGCATTAAGTTATATCCGTGACATGGAAGGCAGCGCTCCCGATTTAATGCTGCTCGGTTTTGAAGACCCAGCCGCCTATAAAATCTTTAGGGATGCCAACACCACCGCCGTATTTCAGGTGGAATCGGACGGAATGAAGCGGCTACTGGCCAAGCTAAAACCGGACCGTTTTGAAGATATTATTGCGGTATTGGCGCTCTATCGTCCTGGACCATTAGGCTCGGGGATGGTGGATACCTTTATTAATCGTAAAAACAAGTTAGAAGAAGTCGATTACTTTCACCCTGACCTGACTGCTTGCCTCGATCCCACTTACGGTGTGATCGTCTATCAAGAGCAGGTAATGCAGATTTCGCAAATTATCGGTGGCTATACCCTCGGTGGTGCGGATATGTTGCGCCGCGCCATGGGAAAGAAAAACGCCGATGAAATGGCCAAGCACCGCGAAAAAATCGCCGAAGGTGCAGCACTAAAAGGCTACAACCCCAAGCTTGCTGAGCAGCTATTTGACTTGATGGCGAAGTTTGCCGAGTACGGTTTTAATAAATCGCACACAGCAGCTTACGCGGTAGTTTCCTACCATACGGCCTGGCTAAAAGCGCATCACTGCGCAGCGTTTATGGCTGCCACCATGAGCTCGGAGCTCGACAACACCGATCAGCTCAAAGTGTTTTATGACGATAGTGTCGAAACCAATAAGCTGATTTTATTGCCACCCGACGTGAATTACAGCTTTCATAAATTCGTGCCCGTTTCACGCAGAGAAATTCGTTACGCCCTAGGTGCCATCAAGGGCGTAGGTGAATCTGCCGTGCAAATGATTGTGCGCGAACGAGAAACCCACGGTCCGTTTACGGATTTATACGATTTTTGCCGCCGTACCGAAAAACGTGAAGTCAATAAACGTACGTTAGAAGCCTTGATTCGTGCGGGGGCATTTGATCAGATCGACGATCATCGCGCTCGCCTTTTGGCCAATGTAGAGCAGGCGATGGCTTTGGCTGAAAGCGAATCAGCCAATAAAAATCAATCCAGCCTATTTGATATGCTTGAGGCGGTTGATGTGCCCCAAGTGGCCATTATTGAAGCGCCCTATTGGGATGAGCGGGTAAAGCTGGCCGAAGAAAAAAACGCAGTTGGTTTTTATATTTCCGGCCACCCTTTTGATGCCCATGCAAAAGGCATTCGCCAATTTATTAAATCGTCCTTAGAACGCTTAGAGCCAAGCCGCACACCACAAATGATGACCGGCATTGTAAGTGGTTTAAGAATTAAAAACGGCGATCGTGGCCGAATGGCTTTTGTGACCTTGGATGATGGCAAATCACGCCGTGATGTCACGGTTTATTCCGAAGTATTTGAAGCTAATCGGAACAAAATTAAAGAAGACACGCTCTTAGTGATTGAAGGCAAGGTTTCCGAAGATCGGTTTTCAGGAGGCTTACGCATTATTGCAGATACCATTTATGATGTTGCAGAAGCCCGCAGCCGTTTTGCGCGCAGCATGACATTGGGAATGCGCCAAGGCATGGATGCCCAGCGTCTTAAAAGCTTACTGGCACTGCACCGTGGCGGAGAGTGCCCCGTTGAAGTGGATTACCAAAATACAGACGCAGCCTGCACTCTTTCTTTGGGTGAAAGCTGGAGAATTACATTGCACGATGAATTGCTGGCAGAATTAAAAAGCTGGCTGGGAAGTGAATCAGTTTCCGTTAAGTTTTAA
- a CDS encoding YjfB family protein has product MDVSAASASGAATVQSTAALMVMKKTMDIQAQSALSLLDAVPAAPKYNNPAGLGSGVDTRA; this is encoded by the coding sequence ATGGATGTTTCCGCAGCAAGTGCCAGTGGCGCTGCAACCGTGCAAAGCACCGCAGCCCTCATGGTGATGAAAAAAACCATGGATATTCAAGCACAATCAGCGCTTAGCTTGCTTGATGCCGTGCCAGCAGCACCTAAATACAACAACCCGGCCGGGCTTGGAAGCGGTGTAGATACAAGGGCTTAG
- a CDS encoding phasin family protein — MFKDLFKAPQFNTTQFADLSQANLDKTLRLTNIALSSVERLVNLQIGITRDLMAEHAETTKALSSVKDVQGLVAFQRQLAQPSVEKSMSVARNVFDAASATQQELNSLIEEQVLEFNKNLLATLDKATENAPAGSGVAVNALRNVVETASNTYDAVSKTGQKIASELVSATVNAAEAGAKVVATKAAA, encoded by the coding sequence ATGTTCAAAGACCTATTCAAAGCCCCACAATTCAATACCACACAATTTGCTGACCTAAGCCAGGCCAATCTGGACAAAACACTACGCCTGACCAATATTGCATTGAGCAGCGTAGAGCGCTTAGTTAATCTGCAAATTGGTATCACTCGTGATTTGATGGCAGAGCACGCAGAAACAACGAAAGCGCTTTCAAGCGTAAAAGATGTACAAGGCTTGGTGGCATTCCAGCGCCAACTTGCTCAGCCATCCGTAGAAAAAAGCATGTCTGTGGCTCGTAATGTATTTGATGCGGCAAGTGCCACTCAGCAAGAACTCAATAGCCTGATCGAAGAACAAGTTTTAGAATTCAACAAAAACCTGCTGGCTACTTTAGATAAAGCCACTGAAAACGCACCAGCAGGCTCAGGCGTTGCTGTAAACGCACTGCGTAATGTCGTTGAAACTGCTAGCAATACCTATGATGCAGTAAGCAAAACAGGTCAAAAAATTGCATCTGAACTGGTAAGCGCAACTGTAAATGCAGCTGAAGCAGGCGCAAAAGTTGTGGCAACAAAAGCAGCCGCATAA
- a CDS encoding helix-turn-helix domain-containing protein, giving the protein MNTLIDIINEAKKVLNTTEDKELARVIGITPSTISNWHNRGSRPDLFALMQLSDILRIDARELLAIVEAEHAKSEQKQEYWEKMKERFSSSKKELITIIACGFIFSSADCKLELGQNKAISYKYMTPTMYIM; this is encoded by the coding sequence ATGAATACGTTAATCGACATCATTAATGAAGCCAAAAAAGTACTGAACACAACTGAAGATAAAGAGCTTGCAAGAGTAATTGGAATTACACCTAGCACCATTAGCAACTGGCACAACCGAGGGTCAAGGCCAGACCTTTTTGCACTAATGCAGCTTTCAGATATTTTAAGAATTGATGCGCGCGAACTACTTGCAATTGTCGAAGCAGAACACGCAAAAAGTGAACAAAAGCAAGAGTATTGGGAAAAAATGAAGGAAAGATTTTCTAGCAGCAAGAAAGAATTGATCACCATTATTGCTTGTGGCTTTATCTTTTCAAGTGCGGATTGTAAGCTTGAGTTAGGGCAGAATAAAGCAATTTCTTACAAATATATGACACCCACAATGTATATTATGTAA
- a CDS encoding replication initiation factor domain-containing protein, giving the protein MARKKALSIDIAEITASASLKADDYAAIDATLLASADRRACVDRFLAAGYTPSLAFLAELNSESIAIYLSLNPSAMRGAVQRLARKKLLVKSEAANQTAGGGLPTLPAEAQPIETPPSNTGVTATKCDISKSSDLDLQPLKLVVTNTGDIVEFPQRRGWGGDHAFVDWLNITVHKSTADQYADYCVTPEDYILAVSMRIESLLGFGVTSKCTNGRNFYHHAYELGDKWGYLCIGGQRDTILIMLNGTGCTAAKAGWEGRVHDWLVNEAESPRITRVDCAYDDYMGENYSVDRAEQDFDADLFQCYRGTAPECEQIGNWKRPNGKGRTFATGLRRSGKYSRTYERGKKFGCKESPWVRIEVEFKSVDRVIPFDILLVAGEYLAASYPAFAWINEKQSRIESARIETVINYDRALEIIKRQYGHYFGILVDVEGSADALIQKISREGDPKRLKINDHRFSPEPMRLGSITKDPIIAAAMTFM; this is encoded by the coding sequence ATGGCACGCAAGAAAGCACTCTCAATAGATATCGCAGAAATTACTGCTAGTGCGTCGCTTAAAGCTGACGATTACGCGGCGATTGATGCCACCTTGTTGGCCTCTGCTGATCGTCGTGCTTGTGTTGATCGTTTTCTTGCTGCTGGCTATACGCCATCCTTGGCATTCCTTGCCGAATTGAATTCCGAATCTATTGCTATCTATCTTTCATTAAACCCTAGCGCCATGCGCGGGGCGGTGCAACGTCTGGCCCGTAAAAAGCTTTTGGTGAAGTCAGAGGCGGCGAATCAGACGGCGGGAGGCGGCTTGCCGACTCTGCCGGCTGAGGCGCAGCCGATTGAGACCCCCCCTAGTAACACGGGGGTCACTGCTACGAAGTGCGATATCTCCAAATCCTCCGACTTGGACTTGCAGCCTTTAAAACTCGTCGTTACCAACACGGGCGATATTGTTGAATTTCCTCAACGTCGCGGCTGGGGTGGCGATCATGCTTTTGTAGATTGGCTCAATATCACGGTGCATAAATCGACAGCGGATCAGTACGCGGATTACTGCGTAACACCTGAGGATTACATTTTAGCGGTTTCAATGCGTATTGAGTCACTTCTGGGCTTCGGTGTTACCAGTAAGTGCACAAATGGCCGCAATTTCTATCATCACGCCTATGAGTTGGGTGATAAATGGGGCTATCTCTGTATTGGCGGCCAGCGCGACACCATCTTGATTATGTTGAATGGCACGGGGTGTACGGCGGCAAAGGCCGGTTGGGAAGGGCGCGTGCATGATTGGCTGGTTAATGAGGCTGAAAGCCCACGCATTACCCGTGTTGATTGCGCTTACGACGATTACATGGGCGAAAACTACTCTGTTGATCGTGCTGAGCAGGATTTTGATGCTGATTTATTTCAGTGCTATCGCGGCACTGCGCCTGAATGCGAGCAGATAGGTAATTGGAAGCGCCCGAACGGGAAAGGGCGGACTTTTGCCACTGGTCTACGCCGTTCTGGCAAGTATTCACGCACGTATGAACGCGGCAAGAAATTTGGCTGCAAAGAGTCGCCATGGGTGCGGATTGAGGTTGAATTTAAATCGGTCGATCGCGTAATCCCTTTTGATATTTTGTTGGTGGCCGGTGAGTACCTTGCGGCTAGTTATCCGGCTTTTGCTTGGATCAATGAAAAACAATCGCGGATTGAATCGGCGCGTATTGAAACCGTTATCAATTACGACCGTGCTTTGGAGATTATCAAACGTCAATACGGGCATTACTTCGGCATTCTTGTTGATGTTGAAGGCTCTGCTGATGCGCTTATTCAAAAAATCAGCAGAGAGGGTGATCCGAAGCGTTTGAAAATAAATGATCACCGTTTTTCACCTGAGCCCATGCGCTTGGGCTCTATTACTAAAGATCCAATCATTGCTGCTGCAATGACCTTTATGTGA
- a CDS encoding major capsid protein, with protein sequence MIKFLKKVALGLSVAVVTSPVFAAVDTSVVTGELAEAGKAVGVVGGAILSVYIGIKVYSFIKKAMA encoded by the coding sequence ATGATTAAATTTTTAAAAAAAGTCGCTCTTGGTCTTTCCGTTGCTGTTGTGACTTCCCCTGTATTTGCTGCTGTTGATACTTCAGTCGTGACTGGTGAATTGGCTGAGGCGGGTAAAGCGGTCGGCGTTGTTGGCGGTGCGATTTTAAGTGTTTATATTGGTATTAAAGTTTATTCATTTATTAAGAAAGCTATGGCTTAA
- a CDS encoding DUF2523 family protein, with amino-acid sequence MPLLAIPWIAALIGGLVSAAATFAGRALIGLGVGVVTYTGFKMVLEKLHSDVISSFQGLPVTVIEVLGLLEVDTCVSILFSAFLGKMVVSGLTSGSVKKWVTK; translated from the coding sequence ATGCCATTACTTGCTATTCCTTGGATTGCTGCATTAATTGGTGGTCTTGTTTCTGCTGCTGCTACTTTTGCTGGTCGTGCTTTAATTGGTCTTGGTGTTGGGGTCGTAACCTATACCGGTTTTAAAATGGTATTAGAAAAATTACATAGCGATGTGATTTCTAGTTTTCAGGGTTTGCCAGTTACGGTAATTGAAGTTTTGGGGCTTTTAGAAGTTGATACTTGCGTTTCTATTTTGTTTTCTGCGTTTTTGGGAAAAATGGTTGTTAGTGGTTTAACGTCTGGTTCTGTTAAAAAATGGGTGACTAAATGA
- a CDS encoding zonular occludens toxin domain-containing protein, with product MINLVTGQPGAGKTLRTLHEVKALSEKDNRQVFYSGINDLKLPWIEIDPEKWFECPTGAIIVIDECQRIFRTRSNGSAVPKHVSELETHRHKGLDIYLVTQHPMLVDGNVRRLVGRHLHVLRAWGFQKAAVHEWQGIKENCDKSRADSVLHTWSYPKEVFDYYKSAELHTVKRRLPAKLIWLFVVMPVMVIFAFYYVYTNVVHKKSALPDAVASSASMPAGYVPYSPQAVDKKKTTAQWIEEQTPRVPTLAYTAPVYDKLTEPVSVPAPQACIKSKSKGCSCFTDQGTPLYMPVELCENIVKSGVYMAFLGNKAKYEKSDI from the coding sequence ATGATTAACCTTGTTACCGGCCAGCCAGGTGCAGGAAAAACATTACGCACTTTGCACGAAGTAAAAGCCCTTTCAGAAAAAGATAATCGTCAGGTTTTTTATTCTGGCATTAATGATTTGAAATTGCCTTGGATAGAGATTGATCCTGAAAAATGGTTCGAATGTCCGACGGGTGCAATTATTGTTATTGATGAATGTCAGCGGATTTTTAGAACGCGCTCTAATGGTTCGGCGGTGCCTAAGCATGTCAGCGAATTGGAAACGCATAGGCATAAGGGTTTAGACATTTATTTGGTTACCCAGCATCCGATGCTTGTGGATGGCAATGTACGGCGGTTGGTTGGGCGTCATTTACATGTTTTGAGGGCTTGGGGGTTTCAAAAAGCGGCTGTTCATGAATGGCAGGGGATTAAAGAAAATTGTGATAAATCGCGTGCTGATTCTGTCTTACATACTTGGTCTTATCCAAAAGAAGTATTTGATTATTATAAGTCTGCTGAATTACACACGGTTAAAAGGCGGTTGCCTGCTAAGTTGATTTGGTTGTTTGTTGTCATGCCGGTTATGGTTATTTTTGCGTTTTATTATGTTTATACGAATGTTGTTCATAAGAAGTCGGCTTTGCCTGATGCTGTTGCATCTTCAGCTTCAATGCCTGCAGGGTATGTGCCTTATAGCCCGCAAGCGGTAGATAAAAAGAAAACCACGGCGCAATGGATTGAAGAACAGACGCCTAGGGTTCCCACCTTGGCCTATACCGCGCCGGTATACGACAAGCTCACTGAGCCGGTCAGTGTGCCAGCACCGCAAGCGTGTATTAAATCGAAGAGCAAAGGGTGCTCTTGTTTTACCGATCAAGGGACGCCGCTTTATATGCCTGTAGAGCTTTGCGAAAACATTGTAAAGAGCGGGGTGTATATGGCGTTTTTGGGCAATAAGGCCAAATATGAAAAATCAGACATTTAA
- a CDS encoding esterase-like activity of phytase family protein, with protein sequence MSHFLCSKHLFILAIAISALPLRAQTEFPATLAGHIVMPAQSFIATPKNAPVDLKVSGKFTTGKRVEALGSVLGVSFGRPTGVSLPFNGQALQGHSGIKKMPDGSFWVLTDNGFGSKVNSPDAMLYLNRYTLDFKNGKTQHIETIFLHDPDKKVPFRIVHEGSKQRYLTGGDFDTESFQFAGGALWIGEELGPFLIKADLKGKVLAVFDTLIDGKIVRSPDHPAITTPAMPSGTVDFQIRRSKGFEGMAASKDGSKLYALLEGAVWNGKANENLEGKDYLRVLEFDVKKEAWTGRHWKYLLENNGNAIGDFNMINEAQGLIIERDNGEGTADKACPTGEKRGDCFHDLAQFKRVYKVEFNDANVGGPLNKMAYIDLMKIADPARLARKPLNNGVLTFPFFTIENVDVVDSRHIVVGNDNNLPFSSSREPNQADDNEFILLEANAFLSAN encoded by the coding sequence ATGTCTCACTTTCTTTGTAGTAAACATTTATTCATTTTGGCAATCGCAATAAGCGCCTTGCCGCTCCGTGCCCAAACTGAATTTCCTGCCACATTAGCTGGGCATATTGTGATGCCCGCTCAATCCTTTATTGCTACGCCTAAGAATGCACCGGTCGACTTAAAAGTGAGCGGCAAGTTTACGACGGGCAAGCGGGTAGAGGCGCTCGGCTCTGTTCTTGGCGTGTCATTTGGTCGGCCTACCGGCGTATCTTTACCTTTTAATGGGCAAGCATTGCAGGGGCACTCTGGCATTAAGAAAATGCCTGACGGAAGCTTCTGGGTTTTAACGGATAACGGTTTTGGTTCAAAAGTTAATTCGCCCGATGCCATGTTGTATTTGAACCGCTACACACTGGATTTTAAAAACGGTAAAACACAACACATAGAAACTATTTTTTTGCATGATCCAGATAAAAAAGTGCCGTTTCGTATTGTGCACGAGGGCAGCAAGCAGCGTTATCTAACGGGCGGCGATTTTGACACGGAAAGCTTTCAGTTTGCTGGTGGCGCGCTGTGGATTGGTGAAGAGCTAGGCCCTTTTTTAATCAAGGCCGATCTAAAGGGTAAAGTGCTAGCCGTCTTTGATACCCTGATCGATGGCAAAATTGTTCGTTCGCCCGATCATCCGGCAATCACCACGCCTGCAATGCCATCAGGCACAGTCGATTTTCAGATCCGCCGTTCTAAAGGCTTTGAAGGCATGGCCGCTTCAAAAGATGGCAGCAAGCTTTATGCTCTGCTGGAAGGCGCCGTCTGGAATGGCAAAGCCAATGAAAACCTGGAAGGCAAGGATTATTTGCGCGTTTTAGAGTTCGATGTCAAAAAAGAAGCGTGGACAGGCCGTCACTGGAAATACCTGTTAGAAAATAATGGCAATGCGATTGGCGATTTTAATATGATTAACGAGGCACAAGGCCTGATTATTGAGCGCGACAATGGTGAAGGCACGGCAGATAAGGCTTGCCCCACAGGAGAAAAGCGGGGTGATTGCTTTCATGATCTTGCGCAGTTTAAACGCGTTTATAAAGTCGAGTTTAACGATGCTAATGTCGGTGGCCCGCTAAATAAAATGGCTTATATCGATTTAATGAAGATCGCAGATCCAGCCAGATTGGCTAGGAAGCCTTTAAACAACGGCGTACTGACTTTTCCGTTTTTTACCATAGAAAATGTAGACGTTGTTGACTCGCGCCATATTGTGGTGGGCAATGATAATAATCTGCCGTTTTCTAGTAGCCGCGAACCCAATCAAGCAGATGATAATGAATTTATTTTGCTAGAGGCAAATGCGTTTTTGAGCGCCAATTAA